One part of the Acetoanaerobium sticklandii genome encodes these proteins:
- the selA gene encoding L-seryl-tRNA(Sec) selenium transferase, whose protein sequence is MNKSIDKNILMRNLPSIDKLLQSSIAVDSISINGHNQTAILIRNTLSALRDDVLNDRIKMVEELELEKILLRFEQQLKQYENKKLQKTINATGVILHTNLGRAPLSRYVTRSALETIENYSNLEFDIETGKRGSRHDYLRDILCRLTGAEDAVVVNNNAAAVLLILSTFAKNKEVIVSRGELVEIGGSFRVPSVMEQSGSKLVEVGTTNKTHAYDYENAITDDTALLMKIHTSNFKIMGFTQSLEIKQIKAIGEKYNIPVVEDIGSGVLIDLRKLNMPYEPTVQDSINQGADIVSFSGDKLLGGPQAGIIVGKKEYIQKIKKNQLLRALRIDKVMISLLYHTLLEYDKFELPYNSIPILDMMSKPIDELKLKAQELYNVLLEDINFDGIAEVTINETKAQVGGGSLPNEYIDSYAVCLKPLKISVAKLEEDLRKGKYHIISRIQNDMLILDVRTLFEDDFEKISAALKQILL, encoded by the coding sequence ATGAATAAAAGCATAGATAAAAATATTCTTATGAGAAATTTACCATCCATTGATAAATTGCTTCAAAGCTCAATTGCTGTAGATAGCATAAGTATAAATGGACACAATCAAACAGCTATATTGATAAGGAACACTTTATCAGCACTAAGGGATGACGTACTTAATGATAGAATAAAAATGGTGGAAGAGCTTGAACTTGAAAAAATATTATTAAGATTTGAACAACAGTTAAAGCAATATGAAAATAAAAAATTACAAAAAACAATTAATGCAACTGGTGTAATACTGCATACGAACTTAGGAAGAGCTCCTTTGTCAAGATACGTTACTAGATCAGCGCTAGAGACGATTGAAAACTATTCCAATCTGGAATTTGATATTGAGACAGGTAAAAGGGGATCTAGACATGACTATCTAAGAGATATATTATGTAGGCTTACAGGAGCAGAAGATGCTGTTGTTGTTAATAATAATGCTGCTGCTGTTTTGCTTATATTATCAACCTTTGCTAAAAATAAAGAAGTGATTGTTTCAAGAGGAGAGCTTGTTGAAATTGGAGGGTCATTTAGAGTTCCTTCTGTTATGGAGCAAAGTGGAAGTAAACTAGTTGAAGTAGGAACAACCAATAAAACTCATGCTTATGATTATGAAAATGCGATAACTGATGACACTGCACTACTTATGAAGATACATACAAGCAATTTTAAAATAATGGGCTTCACCCAAAGTTTAGAAATCAAACAGATTAAAGCAATAGGGGAGAAATATAATATACCTGTTGTGGAGGATATTGGCAGTGGAGTTTTGATTGATTTAAGAAAATTGAATATGCCTTATGAACCAACAGTTCAAGATTCTATTAATCAGGGGGCAGATATAGTTTCATTCAGTGGAGATAAGCTACTTGGAGGTCCTCAAGCTGGAATTATTGTAGGGAAGAAAGAATATATTCAAAAAATTAAGAAAAACCAGCTTCTAAGAGCGCTTAGAATTGATAAAGTTATGATATCTCTTCTTTACCATACCTTATTAGAATATGATAAGTTTGAACTGCCATACAATTCTATTCCTATACTTGATATGATGTCTAAACCGATAGATGAATTAAAACTAAAAGCCCAAGAACTGTATAATGTTTTATTAGAAGATATTAATTTTGATGGAATAGCAGAAGTAACGATTAATGAAACCAAGGCTCAGGTAGGAGGAGGCTCACTTCCAAATGAATATATAGATAGCTATGCTGTATGCTTGAAGCCATTAAAAATAAGTGTAGCAAAGCTAGAAGAGGATTTGAGAAAAGGGAAATATCATATCATATCTAGAATCCAAAATGATATGCTGATATTAGATGTAAGAACGTTATTTGAAGATGATTTTGAAAAAATATCAGCTGCCCTAAAGCAAATATTGTTATAA
- the rpmF gene encoding 50S ribosomal protein L32 — MAVPKRKTAKSATRSRRAANMQITANGLVECPQCHEPKLSHRVCPECGHYKGKEVVAK; from the coding sequence ATGGCAGTACCAAAGAGAAAAACGGCTAAGTCAGCTACTCGTTCAAGAAGAGCAGCAAATATGCAGATAACAGCAAATGGTCTAGTTGAATGTCCTCAGTGTCATGAACCAAAATTATCTCATAGAGTATGTCCGGAATGTGGACATTACAAAGGAAAAGAAGTAGTAGCTAAATAA
- the plsX gene encoding phosphate acyltransferase PlsX — MKIALDVMGGDNAPKSNIDGAIEAIKELNVEIILLGDSAQIQEIMPKDEAVSSKMTVVHCDETITFDEKPVKAVRTKKKSSIVVGLNMLKNNEVDAFVSAGSTGAILAGGLFVVGRIKGIDRPALTGVFPNENGGSLIMDVGANADCKPKNLDEFAMMGSIYAQNILGRKNPKVALVNIGSEEGKGNELYKTAFELMKANADYNFVGNIEAREIPTSNVDVIVCDGFTGNIIIKLTEGIASRFFDMLKKVMFENIKTKFAALMLKKSLYNMKKELDADEQGGVPLLGIDGIIIKAHGSSKAKAIKNAIKQAVKFHDSNSLTTIKDYAKKHVNNDII; from the coding sequence ATGAAAATTGCGTTGGATGTCATGGGTGGAGATAATGCTCCAAAATCAAATATTGATGGTGCAATAGAAGCGATTAAAGAGCTTAATGTTGAGATAATTTTGCTTGGAGATTCAGCTCAAATTCAGGAAATTATGCCTAAGGATGAAGCTGTAAGTTCAAAAATGACAGTAGTTCATTGTGATGAAACTATAACCTTTGATGAAAAACCTGTAAAAGCAGTTAGAACGAAAAAAAAATCATCCATTGTAGTTGGACTTAATATGCTTAAAAATAATGAAGTAGATGCTTTTGTTTCAGCAGGCAGTACAGGAGCAATATTAGCTGGAGGATTGTTTGTAGTTGGGAGAATAAAAGGTATTGATCGACCAGCACTAACAGGAGTTTTTCCAAACGAAAATGGCGGAAGCTTGATTATGGACGTAGGAGCAAATGCAGATTGCAAACCTAAAAATTTAGACGAATTTGCAATGATGGGTTCTATTTATGCACAAAATATACTCGGAAGAAAAAATCCTAAGGTAGCATTAGTAAACATAGGCTCAGAAGAAGGAAAAGGCAACGAACTATATAAAACTGCTTTTGAATTAATGAAAGCGAACGCCGATTATAATTTTGTTGGTAATATTGAAGCTAGAGAAATACCAACTTCTAATGTAGATGTCATTGTTTGTGATGGATTTACAGGTAATATAATTATAAAACTGACAGAAGGAATTGCATCAAGATTTTTTGACATGTTAAAAAAAGTTATGTTTGAAAATATTAAAACAAAGTTTGCAGCTTTGATGCTAAAAAAATCTTTGTATAATATGAAGAAAGAGTTAGATGCGGATGAACAAGGCGGTGTTCCGCTTTTAGGAATAGATGGAATAATAATAAAAGCTCATGGAAGTTCAAAAGCTAAGGCTATAAAGAATGCTATTAAGCAAGCAGTAAAATTTCATGATAGTAATTCTTTAACTACAATAAAAGATTATGCAAAAAAACACGTAAACAATGATATAATTTAA
- the nusB gene encoding transcription antitermination factor NusB encodes MKRKELREAAVKLFYEMDIQKTFEHKFYKNFLAENELVALKDNYLKEVFDNFLLNRDNIDDIIQKSSTSWDIKRIAKVDLSILRVAITEILYLSDIPDKVSINEAIDLAKKYGDENSYKFVNGLLGKIVKNEN; translated from the coding sequence ATGAAAAGAAAAGAGCTTAGAGAAGCGGCTGTAAAGCTGTTTTATGAAATGGATATTCAAAAGACTTTTGAACATAAGTTTTATAAAAATTTTTTGGCAGAAAATGAATTAGTTGCTTTAAAGGATAACTACCTGAAGGAAGTGTTTGATAACTTCTTATTAAATAGAGATAATATTGATGATATAATTCAAAAATCTAGTACTTCATGGGATATCAAGAGAATTGCTAAAGTGGATTTAAGTATTTTAAGAGTTGCAATAACTGAAATTTTATATCTTAGTGATATACCAGATAAGGTTTCCATTAATGAAGCAATAGATTTAGCAAAGAAATACGGAGATGAAAATTCATATAAATTTGTCAATGGACTTTTGGGGAAAATTGTCAAAAATGAAAACTAA
- a CDS encoding YceD family protein — protein MISIKDFRMSSQRNKEIDTTLPILKRDLGYIDFQFSEFPHIVGKIYKDSSEVYADFNVSVFIKENCSRCLKDMIVHHSVSISGVLSNDEIMQEDEDVILTQEDMLDLEHILDMALIDYAPSKLLCKSDCKGLCKNCGADLNTTTCSCNIMDENIDPRMQILKDLLKK, from the coding sequence ATGATATCAATAAAAGATTTTAGAATGAGTTCTCAAAGAAATAAAGAAATAGATACGACACTTCCAATCTTAAAAAGAGATTTGGGGTATATCGATTTTCAATTTTCAGAGTTTCCTCATATAGTTGGAAAAATATATAAAGATTCTTCTGAAGTTTATGCTGATTTTAATGTCAGTGTATTTATAAAAGAGAATTGTTCTAGATGTTTAAAAGACATGATAGTTCACCACTCTGTTTCTATCAGTGGAGTACTTTCCAACGATGAAATTATGCAAGAAGATGAAGATGTAATTTTAACGCAAGAAGATATGCTTGATTTGGAACATATTTTAGATATGGCTCTAATAGATTACGCTCCTTCTAAGTTGTTATGTAAATCTGACTGCAAAGGCCTTTGCAAGAATTGTGGAGCCGATTTAAATACCACGACTTGCAGTTGTAACATTATGGATGAGAATATAGATCCGAGAATGCAAATACTAAAGGATCTTTTAAAAAAATAA
- the selB gene encoding selenocysteine-specific translation elongation factor codes for MNNIIIGTAGHIDHGKTTLIKALTGVDTDRLKEEKKRGISIDLGFTSFKINPNKTAGIIDVPGHEKFLKNMLAGVAGMDIILLVVSAEEGVMPQTKEHLDILNLIGIKKGIIVLTKADKVDDEFLEMVKDDLRAHVKSSFLEDAEIIPVDSISKRGIDLLISKIDKLTEEFEPKNLNVAPRLFVDRIFSIKGFGSVVTGTLIEGILRVDDLVYLYPKKIESRVRGLQVHSQKTDIAYAGQRVAVNLSNISLDDVQRGDILSSNQNLSVSMMLDVKITMLNDISKDLEHWDRVRVYHGAREILARVVPLESDVLAKGKSGYVQLRLEEEVSCKEKDHIILRFYSPLETIGGGIILDSDPEKHTINTLNIVEKLSLKEKGTLSDRILQLIQSKSVLVNKEILIKELGDEASKIENEIHLMLENEELIEVAGLLIDTKGLDTIVGQIQKQLKYYHSKFPFRAGASKEELRTKITFKLKPKEFDALMNFLESKNIVSMNDKYVSSYGFEVCFDDKALALKNEIESYYINNKTPFQTDKVIGNSLESLEMIHYLIGKSLIKLSDDLFYDKLLIEKYQSIVKKYLDKNGEVSIKDLKDETELSRKYLIAIMEYFDRIKFTKRSGEVRISYDRN; via the coding sequence ATGAATAATATAATAATTGGAACAGCGGGACATATAGACCATGGAAAAACAACTTTAATAAAAGCTTTGACTGGAGTAGATACCGATAGACTTAAAGAAGAAAAAAAGCGAGGGATTTCTATAGACCTAGGTTTTACAAGCTTTAAAATTAATCCTAATAAAACTGCTGGAATAATTGATGTGCCAGGTCATGAAAAATTTTTAAAAAATATGCTGGCTGGTGTTGCGGGCATGGATATCATTCTACTTGTAGTATCTGCTGAAGAAGGTGTTATGCCTCAAACTAAGGAACACCTAGATATATTAAATTTGATTGGTATAAAAAAAGGAATAATAGTATTAACTAAAGCTGACAAAGTGGATGATGAATTTTTAGAAATGGTAAAAGATGATTTAAGGGCTCATGTAAAATCATCATTTTTAGAAGATGCTGAAATAATTCCAGTAGATTCTATATCGAAAAGAGGAATTGATTTATTAATTAGCAAAATAGATAAGCTAACTGAAGAATTTGAGCCTAAAAACTTGAATGTTGCACCTAGATTGTTTGTAGATAGAATTTTTTCTATTAAAGGTTTTGGAAGCGTAGTAACAGGGACTTTAATTGAAGGCATTTTAAGAGTTGATGATTTGGTGTATCTATATCCTAAAAAAATTGAAAGTAGAGTAAGGGGTTTGCAAGTGCATTCTCAAAAAACAGATATTGCTTATGCGGGACAAAGAGTAGCAGTCAATCTAAGTAATATTTCTTTAGATGATGTACAAAGAGGAGATATTTTATCCTCTAATCAAAATCTTTCTGTCTCAATGATGCTAGATGTAAAAATTACTATGCTAAATGACATATCAAAGGACTTAGAACATTGGGACAGAGTCAGAGTCTATCATGGAGCTAGAGAAATTCTAGCTAGAGTGGTTCCTTTAGAATCTGATGTACTTGCAAAAGGGAAATCTGGGTATGTTCAATTAAGGTTAGAAGAGGAAGTGTCTTGTAAGGAAAAAGACCATATAATATTAAGGTTCTATTCTCCTCTTGAAACTATTGGAGGAGGCATAATCCTAGATTCTGACCCTGAGAAGCACACTATTAATACTTTAAATATAGTTGAAAAACTGAGTTTGAAGGAAAAAGGTACACTTTCAGATAGAATATTACAATTAATTCAAAGTAAATCAGTATTAGTTAACAAGGAAATATTAATTAAGGAGTTAGGAGACGAAGCATCTAAGATAGAAAATGAAATTCATTTAATGCTTGAAAATGAAGAGCTCATAGAAGTTGCTGGTCTTCTTATAGATACAAAAGGCTTAGATACTATAGTTGGCCAAATTCAAAAACAACTTAAGTATTATCACAGCAAATTCCCATTTAGAGCTGGAGCTAGTAAAGAAGAGTTAAGAACTAAAATAACATTTAAATTAAAACCTAAAGAATTCGATGCTCTAATGAACTTTCTGGAGAGCAAAAATATAGTTAGTATGAATGATAAATATGTTTCAAGTTACGGCTTTGAAGTTTGTTTTGATGATAAAGCACTAGCATTAAAAAATGAAATTGAGAGCTACTATATTAATAATAAAACGCCTTTTCAAACGGATAAGGTTATTGGCAATAGTTTAGAAAGTCTTGAAATGATTCATTACCTTATTGGTAAATCACTAATTAAACTAAGTGATGATTTGTTTTATGACAAGCTACTTATTGAAAAATATCAGAGTATAGTTAAAAAATATTTGGATAAAAATGGAGAAGTAAGTATAAAGGATTTAAAAGATGAGACAGAATTAAGCAGGAAATATTTAATAGCTATAATGGAATATTTTGATAGAATAAAATTCACAAAGCGAAGCGGTGAAGTTAGAATATCATATGATAGAAACTAA
- a CDS encoding Asp23/Gls24 family envelope stress response protein → MNSKNIGQVKISEDVISIIASLAATEVEGVAQMSGSITGNISEILGKKNHSKGVKVQVAEDKAEIDVFVHVEYGSVIPDIAKKIQDNVKTTVETMTGLEVTLVNVYIQGVTTKHEKNIETK, encoded by the coding sequence ATGAATAGTAAAAATATTGGTCAAGTAAAAATATCTGAAGATGTTATATCGATAATAGCAAGTTTAGCTGCAACAGAAGTTGAAGGCGTAGCGCAAATGAGTGGGAGCATCACTGGAAATATTAGCGAAATTTTAGGCAAAAAAAATCATTCAAAAGGTGTAAAAGTGCAAGTGGCTGAAGATAAAGCAGAGATAGATGTATTTGTACATGTTGAATACGGAAGCGTGATACCAGATATTGCAAAAAAAATTCAGGACAATGTAAAGACAACAGTTGAAACTATGACTGGACTAGAAGTAACATTGGTAAATGTGTATATACAAGGGGTTACAACTAAGCATGAAAAAAATATAGAAACAAAATAA
- a CDS encoding sensor histidine kinase: MSNIANGRYEKKSLDENKHTEMDTQLNMISARVETLEKQKDSFIYDISHELRTPLSTIKILSQSIQYSQNDEVDIYKEFFSDIVNEIDRMDNIITDMMQSVDLDPNSYIVKLRLSYLNYLCESIVKRLQPIAFKKNITIEFVALSNLQIYIDPTKIDRAVSNIIENAIKYSENDSKIEVTLYQERNRACISVRDEGIGISQSEINRIFERFYRVKKDRSRTTGGSGLGLYITKKIIDMHQGEIDIKSIENIGSIFTIKLPMNLYSQTIFNKNN; the protein is encoded by the coding sequence ATGTCAAATATTGCAAATGGAAGATATGAAAAAAAATCTTTGGATGAAAACAAGCATACGGAAATGGATACTCAGCTTAACATGATATCAGCAAGAGTTGAAACCTTGGAAAAGCAGAAAGATTCCTTTATATATGATATATCTCACGAGCTTAGAACGCCACTTAGCACTATCAAGATATTATCTCAGAGTATACAATATTCTCAAAATGATGAAGTGGATATTTATAAGGAATTTTTTTCGGATATCGTAAACGAAATTGATAGAATGGATAATATAATAACTGATATGATGCAGTCTGTTGATTTAGATCCTAACAGCTATATAGTTAAACTAAGGCTTTCATATCTAAATTATTTATGTGAAAGCATAGTTAAACGATTACAGCCAATAGCATTTAAAAAAAATATAACGATAGAGTTTGTAGCTCTTTCTAATTTGCAGATTTATATTGACCCAACGAAAATAGATAGAGCAGTTTCCAATATAATTGAGAATGCTATTAAGTATAGCGAGAACGATTCCAAGATAGAAGTAACCCTATATCAAGAAAGAAACAGAGCATGTATTAGCGTTAGAGATGAAGGAATTGGAATATCTCAAAGTGAAATAAATAGGATCTTTGAGAGATTTTATAGAGTAAAAAAAGATAGAAGTAGAACTACAGGAGGAAGTGGTCTGGGTTTATATATTACTAAAAAAATTATTGATATGCATCAGGGTGAAATTGACATAAAAAGTATAGAAAATATAGGCAGTATATTTACTATAAAGCTTCCAATGAATCTATATTCTCAAACTATTTTTAATAAAAATAACTAA
- a CDS encoding response regulator transcription factor: MANILVVDDEPLIVKGLKFSLEQGGHIIDTSFDGNDALENIKSKDYDIILLDLMLPIIDGFEVCKKVRETSDVPIIILSAKGEDISKIKGLEIGADDYITKPFNIMELKARVNAILRRMEKSKKIVAQKHLGDITLNYLDRKVTRNSEEINLTSKEFDLLFLLMDNPNKVFSREALLEKVWKYEHFGDLRTVDVHIRKLREKIEDNSSNPVHIMTKWGEGYYFQFKKE, translated from the coding sequence ATGGCAAATATCCTTGTCGTTGACGATGAGCCTTTGATAGTAAAAGGGCTGAAGTTTTCACTTGAACAAGGAGGTCATATAATTGATACATCATTTGATGGAAATGATGCGCTTGAAAATATTAAATCAAAGGATTATGACATTATACTTTTGGATTTGATGCTGCCAATTATAGATGGATTTGAAGTATGCAAAAAAGTCAGAGAAACCTCTGATGTTCCAATCATAATTTTAAGCGCTAAAGGAGAAGACATTAGCAAAATCAAAGGTCTAGAAATAGGTGCAGACGACTATATAACAAAACCATTTAACATAATGGAGTTAAAGGCTAGAGTTAATGCAATACTGAGGAGAATGGAAAAATCGAAAAAAATAGTTGCTCAAAAACATTTAGGGGATATTACTTTAAACTATTTAGACAGAAAAGTAACTAGAAACTCTGAGGAAATAAATTTGACCTCGAAGGAATTTGATTTGTTGTTTTTATTAATGGATAATCCTAATAAGGTTTTTTCGAGAGAGGCATTGCTCGAGAAGGTATGGAAGTATGAACATTTTGGGGATTTGAGAACAGTTGATGTGCATATTAGAAAATTAAGAGAAAAAATAGAAGATAACTCCTCGAATCCCGTTCATATTATGACAAAATGGGGTGAAGGATATTATTTCCAATTTAAAAAAGAATAG
- a CDS encoding acetate/propionate family kinase — MNVLVINCGSSSLKYQFIDMTSEEVLAKGLVERIGIEGSILKHQTTGKDKVSIEQPMHDHKIALQLVLEALMNSEYGAIKDLKEIAAVGHRVVHGGEAFSHSALIDEHVKKAIEDCIELAPLHNPPNLIGINACQEILPNVPMVAVFDTAFHQTMPKSSYLYGLPYEYYEKYKVRRYGFHGTSHKYVAQKTAEILNKNLEDINIITCHLGNGASVTAVEKGHSVDTSMGFTPLEGLIMGTRCGDIDPAMVTFLMEKENLSTAQINDVMNKKSGVLGISKVSSDFRDIETEAEKGNENAKIALETYYKKVKKYIGAYMAEMGSVDAIVFTAGLGENSSSARLAICGGMEGIGIEIDAKENDMRGEEKVVSKPSSKISVLVVPTNEELMIARDTLEIVKSI, encoded by the coding sequence ATGAATGTACTTGTTATTAACTGTGGTAGTTCTTCATTAAAGTATCAATTTATTGATATGACATCTGAAGAAGTATTAGCAAAAGGGTTAGTTGAAAGAATTGGTATTGAAGGATCTATATTAAAGCACCAAACTACAGGAAAAGACAAAGTATCAATTGAACAACCTATGCATGACCATAAGATTGCTTTACAATTAGTTTTAGAAGCACTTATGAACTCAGAATACGGCGCAATCAAGGATTTAAAAGAAATAGCAGCAGTTGGACACAGAGTTGTTCACGGCGGAGAAGCTTTCTCGCATTCAGCTCTAATTGATGAGCATGTTAAAAAAGCAATTGAAGATTGTATTGAATTAGCACCACTACATAACCCACCAAATTTAATTGGTATAAATGCATGTCAAGAAATTCTTCCTAATGTACCTATGGTTGCAGTTTTTGATACAGCTTTCCACCAAACTATGCCAAAGTCTTCATATCTATATGGATTACCATATGAGTATTATGAAAAATATAAAGTTAGAAGATACGGTTTCCATGGAACATCTCATAAATATGTAGCTCAAAAAACTGCAGAAATCCTAAATAAGAATCTTGAAGATATCAATATAATTACTTGCCACCTAGGAAATGGAGCAAGTGTTACAGCAGTTGAAAAAGGCCATTCTGTAGATACTTCTATGGGCTTTACACCGCTTGAAGGACTTATCATGGGAACTAGATGTGGAGATATTGATCCAGCGATGGTTACTTTCCTAATGGAAAAAGAAAATTTAAGCACAGCACAAATCAATGATGTAATGAATAAAAAATCTGGTGTTTTAGGAATTTCAAAAGTAAGCTCTGATTTTAGAGATATTGAAACTGAAGCAGAAAAAGGAAATGAAAATGCTAAAATAGCACTAGAAACTTATTATAAAAAAGTTAAAAAATACATTGGAGCTTATATGGCAGAAATGGGAAGCGTTGATGCTATAGTTTTCACTGCAGGATTAGGAGAAAATTCATCTTCTGCTAGATTAGCGATTTGTGGTGGAATGGAAGGCATTGGCATAGAAATAGATGCTAAAGAAAACGATATGCGCGGAGAAGAAAAAGTAGTTTCTAAGCCTTCATCAAAAATATCTGTTTTAGTAGTTCCTACAAATGAAGAATTAATGATAGCTAGAGACACTTTAGAAATAGTAAAATCAATCTAA